From the Candidatus Methanoplasma cognatum genome, one window contains:
- a CDS encoding helix-turn-helix domain-containing protein → MKIVLYLSKKELTEMISETEHGSQFHMRLFFICLLYSGQTVEEAARSIGVSRSTGYNILKRWNEGGPDTLRPQKIPGRPSKMTDEQSEQIKKILIKKPMETKNVRSLIEQKYGIDYSMKQIHIILVKMGFHHVKPEVERLGRFKNTSNMVWIL, encoded by the coding sequence GTGAAAATAGTACTATATTTATCAAAAAAAGAATTGACCGAAATGATATCTGAAACAGAGCATGGAAGTCAATTTCACATGAGGCTTTTTTTCATTTGTTTGTTATATTCCGGACAGACCGTAGAGGAAGCGGCAAGATCAATAGGGGTATCAAGATCCACGGGATACAATATCCTGAAACGATGGAATGAAGGTGGTCCGGACACATTGCGCCCTCAAAAAATTCCAGGAAGGCCGTCAAAGATGACTGATGAGCAAAGTGAACAAATCAAAAAAATTTTGATTAAAAAACCCATGGAAACAAAAAACGTGAGGTCACTCATTGAGCAGAAATATGGCATAGATTACTCTATGAAGCAGATACATATAATTTTAGTAAAAATGGGATTCCATCATGTGAAGCCGGAGGTTGAACGTCTTGGTCGGTTCAAAAACACATCAAATATGGTGTGGATATTATAA
- a CDS encoding transposase translates to MVLEGLGVPRYSSERSNRLYDDHMKVSLLILKQYLDVSYMELCSMLSSLRFWRKDRVPDHSTLVKFSKRFGTGILDKVLRYTALMVCGDGMTAAVDSTGFTCSCASRHFVKRLRETGGETAYVNVAVRGFAKASVAVDTSSKVILACDCVDSNHADVKRFTFLADDLAEGGFSIRYLVADKGYDAEYVHREITDRLGTDAMIPLRNMAEPSSNGRVKARGFDRAVYNSRSQVEATDSMVKRKAGDVVYGRTKAARHR, encoded by the coding sequence ATGGTGCTGGAGGGACTAGGTGTTCCGAGGTATTCCTCGGAACGCAGCAACAGGCTGTATGACGATCATATGAAGGTATCGCTGCTGATACTGAAACAGTATCTGGACGTTTCCTACATGGAGCTGTGTTCTATGTTGTCCTCTTTGAGGTTCTGGCGGAAGGACCGTGTTCCAGACCATTCCACGCTGGTGAAGTTCTCGAAAAGGTTCGGGACAGGTATCCTGGACAAGGTCCTGAGATATACTGCGCTGATGGTCTGCGGCGACGGAATGACCGCTGCCGTGGACTCGACGGGGTTCACATGTTCCTGCGCGTCCAGGCACTTCGTGAAGAGGCTGAGAGAGACGGGAGGGGAGACAGCATACGTGAACGTGGCCGTCAGAGGTTTTGCGAAAGCATCCGTTGCCGTGGATACGTCCTCAAAGGTCATACTGGCCTGCGACTGCGTGGATTCGAACCATGCCGATGTGAAGAGGTTCACGTTCCTGGCCGACGATCTGGCGGAGGGCGGGTTCTCGATAAGGTATTTGGTCGCGGACAAAGGATACGATGCAGAGTACGTCCACAGGGAGATAACGGACAGGCTGGGGACGGATGCGATGATCCCCCTCAGGAACATGGCGGAGCCCTCATCGAACGGCAGGGTGAAGGCCAGAGGCTTCGACCGGGCCGTATACAATTCAAGATCCCAGGTGGAGGCCACGGATTCGATGGTCAAACGCAAGGCGGGGGATGTCGTATATGGAAGGACAAAAGCGGCGAGACACAGGTAG